The following are encoded in a window of Pirellulales bacterium genomic DNA:
- a CDS encoding HlyD family efflux transporter periplasmic adaptor subunit: MWPRIVALVIGVTFLAGLLVYSQLIHEPTRVSGFIEADDVRVGSRLGGRVAQVLVEEGQPVARGALLFELEPYDLQERLAQATAEHAARRAEYERLTTGFREEEKLQAKARVDQLSARLQELQNGPREQEIAAAQARLRLANAELELAQVQNKRVEALAKESAASRDELDTAVTRLRVALENQQVREQELAVLLEGTRAEEIEAAQAQLEEARQAWLLTTNGYRPEQIAEAQAAEQAAAAAVEVIREQLKELKVIAPVDGLVESIDLEPGDLVAPGAPVATLIDRSTLWVRAYVPENFLNIRVDQPVSISVDSFAGERFKGHISFIARQAEFTPGNVQTPEERSKQVFRIKATLDEGLDRLRPGMIADVWLEAPANKGS; this comes from the coding sequence ATGTGGCCTCGCATCGTTGCCCTGGTGATTGGCGTGACCTTCCTGGCAGGGCTGCTGGTCTACAGCCAGTTGATCCACGAGCCGACCCGGGTATCCGGCTTTATCGAAGCGGACGACGTCCGCGTCGGCTCGCGCCTGGGGGGTCGTGTGGCCCAGGTGCTGGTCGAAGAGGGCCAGCCTGTGGCCCGGGGCGCGCTGCTGTTCGAGCTGGAACCGTACGACCTGCAAGAACGGCTCGCCCAAGCGACGGCCGAACATGCCGCGCGGAGAGCCGAATACGAACGGCTGACCACGGGGTTCCGCGAGGAAGAAAAGCTACAGGCCAAGGCGCGCGTCGATCAGCTCTCGGCGCGCTTGCAAGAATTGCAAAACGGCCCACGCGAGCAGGAGATTGCCGCGGCCCAGGCGCGGCTGCGTCTGGCCAATGCCGAGTTGGAACTGGCACAGGTCCAGAACAAGCGTGTCGAGGCGCTGGCCAAAGAAAGCGCGGCCAGCCGCGATGAGCTCGACACCGCGGTGACCCGGCTGCGCGTGGCGCTGGAAAACCAACAAGTTCGCGAGCAGGAGTTGGCCGTTCTGCTGGAAGGGACGCGTGCCGAGGAAATCGAGGCCGCCCAGGCGCAGCTCGAAGAGGCGCGACAAGCCTGGTTGCTGACGACCAACGGATACCGCCCCGAACAAATTGCCGAGGCCCAGGCCGCCGAGCAGGCCGCGGCCGCGGCGGTCGAAGTGATTCGCGAACAGCTCAAGGAGCTCAAAGTCATCGCCCCGGTCGATGGCCTCGTCGAGTCGATCGACCTTGAGCCGGGCGATCTCGTGGCGCCGGGCGCGCCCGTGGCCACGCTCATCGACCGAAGCACGCTCTGGGTTCGCGCCTATGTGCCTGAGAACTTTCTCAATATCCGCGTCGACCAGCCGGTCTCGATCAGCGTCGACAGCTTTGCCGGAGAGCGATTCAAAGGGCACATTTCGTTCATCGCGCGGCAGGCCGAATTCACTCCGGGCAACGTCCAGACCCCCGAGGAGCGATCGAAGCAGGTGTTTCGCATCAAGGCCACGCTCGACGAGGGCCTCGACCGGCTGCGGCCGGGCATGATCGCCGACGTGTGGCTCGAAGCGCCTGCCAACAAGGGCTCCTGA